One genomic region from Esox lucius isolate fEsoLuc1 chromosome 24, fEsoLuc1.pri, whole genome shotgun sequence encodes:
- the ostc gene encoding oligosaccharyltransferase complex subunit ostc codes for METLYSIPFAVLECPNIKLKKPSWLHMPSAMTVYAIVIVSYFLITGGIIYDVIVEPPSVGSMTDEHGHQRPVAFLAYRVNGQYIMEGLASSFLFTMGGLGFIVLDRSNAPNIPKLNRFLLLFIGFVSVLLSFFMARVFMRMKLPGYLMG; via the exons ATGGAGACTTTATACAGTATACCTTTCGCAGTGTTGGAATGTCCAAATATAAAACTCAAAAAGCCATCATGGTTGCACATGCCGTCCGCTATGACAGTCTATGCGATAGTTATTGTATCGTACTTTCTCATCACGGGAG GCATCATCTACGATGTCATTGTGGAACCACCAAGTGTGGGTTCCATGACCGATGAACATGGTCACCAGCGGCCAGTCGCTTTTTTGGCGTACAG AGTGAATGGCCAGTACATTATGGAAGGGTTGGCTTCCAGTTTCCTCTTCACCATGGGAGGCTTGGGCTTCATAGTCCTGGATCGCTCCAATGCCCCAAACATCCCTAAACTTAACCGCTTCCTCTTGCTGTTCATTGGTTTTGTCAGCGTCCTGCTCAGCTTTTTCATGGCCAGGGTGTTCATGAGAATGAAACTGCC TGGATACCTCATGGGTTAG